From bacterium, a single genomic window includes:
- a CDS encoding metalloregulator ArsR/SmtB family transcription factor → MDRKKLYQSESDLCRILTHPVRLHILDELRRGEKSAGELCEGVDSTKANVSAHLAMLRKAAVVSVRRDGQKIYYSIKFPRIYEAFDIMRDVLLSVLSDQGTMYEEFKNLYKERGNRRAKPK, encoded by the coding sequence ATGGACAGAAAAAAGTTATACCAGAGCGAGAGCGACCTCTGTAGGATATTAACTCACCCCGTACGGTTACACATCCTGGATGAGCTTAGGCGCGGCGAGAAATCGGCGGGCGAACTGTGCGAAGGTGTGGACAGCACCAAGGCCAACGTCTCCGCCCATCTCGCCATGCTGCGCAAGGCCGCGGTGGTGTCGGTGCGGCGCGACGGCCAGAAAATTTACTATTCCATCAAGTTCCCGCGGATATACGAAGCCTTCGATATCATGCGGGACGTTCTGCTGTCGGTCCTTTCGGACCAGGGAACGATGTACGAGGAATTTAAGAACTTGTACAAGGAGAGAGGAAACCGCCGCGCGAAACCTAAATAA